The following proteins are co-located in the Cyprinus carpio isolate SPL01 chromosome B19, ASM1834038v1, whole genome shotgun sequence genome:
- the dus3l gene encoding tRNA-dihydrouridine(47) synthase [NAD(P)(+)]-like codes for MEPERGAAAIKEQFLTTKEKFHEFLASARPRASRDEADGDPEEPSGEPEQKRVKLDRDAEQKKKKMRGQNKSRPHIKPQSYEERRLCPSIVQERDTKCVYGEKCRFLHDVSEYMCSKAADLGDQCYRFSSFGWCQYGVTCRFSRAHTSPELKNLRNEELCRRSTDTVSNHLDKDLQRRLRKKQQRFPGAEAYLKTVSRGEKSTDQSHAVKQDPDRPHTEDGADPPVKTLGPITDADIIKLRPSEKKQVDFRDKLYLAPLTTCGNLPFRRVCKRFGADITCGEMAMVTNLLQGQASEWALLKRHASEDLFGVQLEGCFPDTMTRCAELLNQNIDVDFVDINSGCPIDLVYKKGGGCGLMTRTSKFEQIVRGMNSVLDVPLTVKIRTGVQQNCNIAHKLIPEMKKWGVSLVTLHGRSREQRYTKSADWEYIDTCSKLAAPVPLFGNGDILTYEDAMKARETGVSGIMVARGALIKPWLFTEIKENRHWDISSGERLDILRDFTNYGLEHWGSDTQGVEKTRSFLLEWLSFLCRYIPVGLLERIPQKINERPPFYMGRDYMESLMASQHVDDWIHISEMLLGPVPKNFSFLPKHKANAYK; via the exons ATGGAGCCGGAGAGAGGCGCTGCCGCTATTAAAGAGCA GTTCCTCACCACTAAAGAGAAGTTCCATGAGTTTCTAGCGTCGGCTCGGCCGCGTGCGAGCAGAGATGAAGCAGACGGAGACCCGGAGGAGCCCTCGGGAGAACCAGAGCAGAAGAGAGTCAAGCTGGACAGAGACGcagagcagaagaagaagaagatgagagGACAGAATAAATCCAGACCTCACATCAAGCCTCAGAGCTATGAAGAGAGACGCCTGTGTCCCTCCATCGTCCAG gAGCGGGACACTAAGTGTGTGTACGGAGAGAAGTGCCGCTTCCTCCACGACGTGAGCGAGTACATGTGCAGTAAAGCTGCGGATCTGGGCGATCAGTGTTACCGGTTCAGCAGCTTCGGCTGGTGTCAGTACGGAGTCACCTGCAGGTTCTCTAGAGCTCACACGAGCCCCGAGCTGAAGAACCTGAGGAACGAGGAGCTGTGCAGACGCTCCACAGACACCGTCTCTAACCACCTGGACAAAGATCTGCAGAGACGCCTGCGGAAGAAGCAGCAGAGGTTCCCCGGAGCCGAGGCGTACCTGAAGACCGTCAGCCGCGGGGAGAAGAGCACAGACCAGAGTCACGCCGTGAAGCAGGATCCTGACAGACCACACACAGAG GATGGAGCGGATCCTCCAGTGAAGACGCTGGGGCCGATTACAGACGCTGACATCATCAAGCTGCGCCCGAGTGAAAAGAAACAA GTGGACTTCAGGGACAAGCTCTATCTGGCTCCTCTCACTACG TGTGGGAATCTGCCGTTCCGGCGCGTGTGCAAGCGCTTCGGAGCAGACATCACGTGTGGGGAGATGGCCATGGTCACCAATCTGCTGCAGGGTCAGGCGTCTGAATGGGCTCTGCTCAAGAGACACGCCTCGGAAGATCTGTTCGGTGTTCAG TTGGAAGGCTGTTTTCCAGACACTATGACCCGGTGTGCAGAACTGCTCAATCAGAACATCGATGTGGATTTTGTGGACATAAACTCCGGCTGCCCCATCGACCTCGTTTACAAGAAG GGCGGCGGATGTGGCCTCATGACACGAACCAGCAAGTTTGAACAGATCGTGAGGGGCATGAACTCT GTGCTGGATGTTCCTCTGACGGTTAAGATCCGCACCGGAGTCCAGCAGAACTGCAACATCGCACACAAGCTGATCCCAGAGATGAAGAAGTGGGGCGTGTCGCTCGTCACG CTGCACGGCAGATCACGCGAACAGCGTTACACGAAGTCTGCTGACTGGGAGTACATCGACACCTGCTCCAAACTGGCGGCTCCCGTACCGCTGTTCG GTAACGGAGATATCCTGACGTATGAAGACGCCATGAAGGCCAGAGAGACCGGAGTGTCTGGGATCATGGTGGCCAG GGGTGCGCTGATCAAGCCGTGGCTCTTCACTGAGATCAAGGAGAACAGACACTGGGACATTTCCTCCGGAGAGCGTCTGGACATCCTGCGAGACTTCACCAACTACGGCCTCGAGCACTGGGGCTCCGACACGCAGGGCGTCGAGAAGACACGCAGCTTCCTGTTGGAGTGGCTCTCCTTCCTGTGCAG gTATATTCCGGTGGGTCTGTTGGAGCGCATCCCGCAGAAGATCAACGAGCGTCCTCCGTTCTACATGGGCCGAGATTACATGGAGTCTCTGATGGCCAGTCAGCACGTGGACGACTGGATCCACATCAG TGAGATGCTGCTGGGTCCCGTGCCTAAAAACTTCAGTTTTCTGCCCAAACACAAAGCGAATGCTTATAAATGA